One genomic region from Conexibacter woesei DSM 14684 encodes:
- a CDS encoding O-antigen ligase family protein: MSSLADASENEHTRVTPAAAPRAAGASGVALRLRRGLSAHPDVLVTIALAGLLVAVCFTMGGGSSLERTTKPEIVLTLLGAAAAATAAVLSPPGRRLWGGLTLLLFGALTALSAVSISWSIQPADTWVYVNLLFAYLGVFAGAMALVRIASERWSAILGAVVLAAFVVAGYSLVTKVFPSLDPLDVARVRAPFDYWNAVGLMAALGIPGCLWLGARRDGHAALRALSVPALAVLLISVLLSYGRGAIIVTIAVCALWFAIVPLRLRGAAVLGAATVGAAVVGAWALANDALSVDGIPRDVRTDAGGDLGLLLLPVLIVMLGAGLFVSFATSRSTLRPETRRGIGTVLLVLVALVPIAVVGKLATSDRGLTGSVSHAWDKLTDPAATQPGNDPSRLSQVGGVRARYWDDAFKIWRWSRLTGVGADTYGTARRPLQRDKYRAGHAHGYVPQTLADLGWIGLGVNLLLLVAWLGAVVRATALRSRWRLGAWSLAAVRARSPKVPVPRRAPEPWTAERIGLVTLATTAVAFGLHSAIDWTWFIPGTAITGLLCAAWVAGRGPLADPPPPGRLPRPLSAARGRLAAAAAIVLIGIAGAWAIWQPQRSVNAENAALDALDANRLPQAHADAEHAADVNPLSIDPLLTLSAIEVAQGRAGEARATLERAVDLQPANAEAWQNLGQLQLDQGDPRAAAATLQAAVYLDPFAQIAQQALAEAQAQAGIAPTTPAPPAGTPPAGTP; this comes from the coding sequence GTGTCCTCGCTCGCAGACGCATCTGAGAACGAGCACACGCGGGTGACGCCGGCTGCCGCACCGCGCGCTGCCGGCGCGTCCGGCGTGGCGCTGCGGCTGCGGCGCGGGCTGTCCGCGCACCCGGACGTGCTCGTGACGATCGCGCTCGCGGGGCTGCTCGTCGCCGTCTGCTTCACGATGGGCGGCGGCAGCTCGCTGGAGCGCACGACGAAGCCCGAGATCGTGCTGACCCTGCTCGGCGCCGCCGCTGCCGCGACGGCCGCCGTGCTCTCGCCGCCCGGCCGCCGCCTGTGGGGCGGACTGACGCTGCTGCTGTTCGGCGCGCTGACGGCGCTCAGCGCGGTCTCGATCTCGTGGTCGATCCAGCCAGCCGACACATGGGTCTACGTGAACCTGCTGTTCGCGTATCTCGGCGTCTTCGCAGGCGCGATGGCGCTCGTGCGGATCGCCTCCGAGCGCTGGTCGGCGATCCTCGGAGCGGTCGTGCTGGCGGCGTTCGTCGTCGCCGGCTACTCGCTCGTGACGAAGGTCTTCCCGTCGCTGGACCCGCTCGACGTCGCACGCGTGCGCGCGCCGTTCGACTATTGGAACGCGGTCGGTCTGATGGCCGCGCTCGGCATCCCCGGCTGCCTCTGGCTCGGCGCGCGCCGCGACGGGCACGCCGCGCTGCGCGCGCTGTCGGTGCCGGCGCTCGCGGTGCTGCTGATCTCGGTGCTGCTGTCCTACGGCCGCGGGGCGATCATCGTGACGATCGCCGTCTGCGCGCTGTGGTTCGCGATCGTGCCGCTGCGGCTGCGCGGCGCCGCCGTGCTCGGCGCCGCGACGGTCGGCGCCGCGGTCGTCGGGGCGTGGGCGCTCGCCAACGACGCGCTGTCGGTCGACGGCATCCCGCGCGACGTGCGCACCGACGCCGGCGGCGACCTCGGGCTGCTGCTGCTGCCGGTTCTGATCGTGATGCTCGGCGCCGGCCTGTTCGTCTCCTTCGCGACCTCGCGCTCGACGCTGCGGCCGGAGACGCGGCGCGGCATCGGCACCGTCCTGCTCGTGCTCGTCGCGCTCGTCCCGATCGCCGTCGTCGGCAAGCTGGCGACGTCGGACCGCGGCCTGACCGGCTCGGTCAGCCACGCGTGGGACAAGCTGACCGATCCGGCCGCCACGCAGCCCGGCAACGACCCGAGCCGGCTCAGCCAGGTCGGCGGCGTGCGCGCGCGCTACTGGGACGACGCCTTCAAGATCTGGAGATGGTCGCGCCTGACCGGTGTCGGCGCCGACACCTACGGCACCGCCCGCCGGCCGCTGCAGAGAGACAAGTACCGCGCCGGGCACGCGCACGGCTACGTGCCGCAGACGCTCGCCGACCTCGGCTGGATCGGCCTCGGCGTCAACCTCCTGCTGCTCGTCGCCTGGCTCGGCGCGGTCGTACGCGCGACCGCGCTGCGCTCGCGCTGGCGGTTGGGCGCCTGGTCGCTGGCGGCTGTCCGCGCACGCTCGCCGAAGGTGCCGGTACCCCGCCGCGCGCCGGAGCCGTGGACCGCGGAGCGGATCGGGCTCGTGACGCTCGCGACGACAGCAGTCGCGTTCGGGCTGCACTCGGCGATCGACTGGACCTGGTTCATCCCCGGCACGGCGATCACCGGCCTGCTGTGCGCGGCGTGGGTCGCCGGCCGCGGGCCGCTCGCCGACCCGCCCCCGCCGGGCCGTCTGCCGCGCCCGCTGAGCGCCGCCCGCGGCCGCCTCGCGGCGGCCGCCGCGATCGTGCTGATCGGCATCGCCGGCGCGTGGGCGATCTGGCAGCCGCAGCGGTCGGTCAACGCCGAGAACGCGGCGCTCGACGCGCTCGACGCGAACAGGCTGCCGCAGGCGCACGCGGACGCCGAGCACGCCGCCGACGTCAACCCGCTGTCGATCGACCCGCTGCTGACGCTGTCGGCGATCGAGGTCGCACAGGGCAGAGCGGGCGAGGCGAGAGCGACGCTGGAGCGCGCGGTCGACCTGCAGCCGGCGAACGCGGAGGCGTGGCAGAACCTCGGTCAGCTGCAGCTCGACCAGGGCGACCCGAGAGCCGCCGCCGCGACGCTGCAGGCAGCCGTCTACCTCGACCCCTTCGCGCAGATCGCGCAGCAGGCGCTGGCCGAGGCGCAGGCGCAGGCCGGCATCGCACCGACGACCCCCGCCCCGCCCGCCGGGACGCCGCCGGCCGGCACGCCGTAA
- a CDS encoding DUF707 domain-containing protein: MSEPAADAARAGGDAADPFASGESGIVAGVRANVRTRLQDAALDALRVARLEPWRLHRAAAAAPPRRRVLVLGIERTDRANLMAAARAELRRSRHDVEIATTDVGGRGKWENLNALLAGHPADGHDWLMVIDDDVALPHGFLDDFLFLAERFDLRLAQPAHRRRSHAAWRVTRRRPRSVVRETGFVEIGPISAFHSSTFSTLLPFPDLVAGWGLDAHWAALAHARGWRTGVVDATPIRHVVRPIADSYRRDDALAEARAFLAERPHVTAAEAQRTTATHRGWA; encoded by the coding sequence ATGAGCGAGCCGGCGGCCGACGCCGCGCGCGCGGGCGGCGACGCCGCCGACCCCTTCGCCTCCGGCGAGTCCGGCATCGTCGCCGGCGTCCGCGCGAACGTGCGCACGCGACTGCAGGACGCCGCGCTCGACGCGCTGCGCGTCGCGCGGCTGGAGCCGTGGCGGCTGCACCGCGCCGCCGCGGCCGCGCCACCGCGCCGCCGCGTGCTCGTGCTGGGGATCGAGCGGACCGACCGCGCGAACCTGATGGCAGCGGCACGCGCCGAGCTGCGGCGCTCGCGTCACGACGTCGAGATCGCGACGACCGACGTCGGCGGGCGCGGCAAGTGGGAGAACCTCAACGCGCTGCTCGCCGGCCATCCGGCCGACGGTCACGACTGGCTGATGGTGATCGACGACGACGTCGCGCTCCCGCACGGCTTCCTCGACGACTTCCTGTTCCTCGCCGAGCGCTTCGACCTGCGGCTCGCGCAGCCCGCCCACCGCCGCCGCTCGCACGCCGCCTGGCGCGTGACGCGGCGCCGCCCGCGCAGCGTCGTGCGCGAGACCGGCTTCGTCGAGATCGGGCCGATCAGCGCCTTCCACTCCTCCACGTTCTCCACCCTGCTGCCGTTCCCCGACCTCGTCGCCGGCTGGGGGCTCGACGCCCACTGGGCCGCGCTCGCGCACGCGCGCGGGTGGCGGACGGGGGTCGTCGACGCGACGCCGATCCGTCACGTCGTGCGGCCGATCGCCGACAGCTACCGCCGCGACGACGCGCTCGCGGAGGCGCGCGCCTTCCTCGCCGAGCGACCGCACGTGACCGCCGCCGAGGCGCAGCGCACGACCGCGACCCACCGGGGCTGGGCGTGA
- a CDS encoding response regulator transcription factor, whose protein sequence is MSEGRTRILVADNDEDILTLVAFRLERTGYEVLVARDGAEALARAREELPDLCVLDVMMPELTGYDVTRRLRSDPLTRAIPVILLTARVQEADVDRGFDAGADAYVRKPFSPQELRDRVAAALEARGARTRRAG, encoded by the coding sequence GTGAGCGAAGGCAGAACGCGAATCCTCGTCGCCGACAACGACGAGGACATCCTCACGCTCGTCGCGTTCCGGCTGGAGCGGACCGGCTACGAGGTGCTCGTCGCGCGCGACGGGGCCGAGGCGCTCGCTCGCGCGCGCGAGGAGCTGCCGGATCTCTGCGTGCTCGACGTGATGATGCCCGAGCTGACGGGCTACGACGTCACGCGGCGGCTGCGCAGCGACCCGCTCACGCGCGCGATCCCGGTGATCCTGCTGACCGCTCGCGTGCAGGAGGCCGACGTCGACCGCGGCTTCGACGCCGGCGCCGACGCGTACGTGCGCAAGCCGTTCAGCCCGCAGGAGCTGCGCGACAGGGTCGCTGCGGCGCTGGAGGCGCGGGGCGCTAGAACGCGCCGCGCTGGGTGA
- a CDS encoding glycosyltransferase: MTAGGPRVAIVAEYYPRAADPVLGVWAHRQALAARDAGADVRVLVLHRPLPPLAALKRGDLPALRAALRQPRRVLLDGIEVSYVPYVSPPRPWSYGAWGAWAAPALKRALGDLHERFPFELVHAHYAVPAGDAVRRALPGAPLVVSVHGGDVLATVQRSPYARRAVAHTFAHAKLVLANSAGTAARVRAAGGDEGAIEVVHLGTELPPEPPSRDPAAEPLLVTVGHLVARKRHADVLEALARLAPAHPRLRWTIVGDGPEREPLRAAAARLGVTDRVEFTGQLDPARARARAWSADLFVLPSVDEAFGVAYVEAMAGGVPAIGCAGEDGPDEIAAAGGGLVRVPPRDPAALASAIDRLLRDTSARRELGAQARATVAASFTWEHCGSATVAAYRRALAR, from the coding sequence GTGACCGCAGGCGGCCCGCGCGTCGCGATCGTCGCCGAGTACTACCCGCGCGCCGCGGACCCGGTGCTCGGCGTCTGGGCGCACCGCCAGGCACTCGCCGCGCGCGACGCCGGCGCGGACGTGCGCGTGCTCGTCCTGCACCGGCCGCTGCCGCCGCTGGCGGCCCTCAAGCGCGGCGACCTGCCCGCCCTGCGCGCCGCGCTGCGGCAGCCGCGCCGCGTGCTGCTCGACGGGATCGAGGTCTCCTACGTGCCGTACGTGTCGCCGCCGCGGCCGTGGAGCTACGGCGCCTGGGGCGCGTGGGCGGCGCCGGCGCTGAAGCGGGCGCTCGGCGACCTGCACGAGCGCTTCCCGTTCGAACTGGTGCACGCCCACTACGCGGTGCCGGCGGGCGACGCCGTGCGACGCGCGCTGCCCGGCGCGCCGCTCGTCGTCTCCGTCCACGGCGGTGACGTGCTCGCGACGGTGCAGCGCAGCCCGTACGCGCGCCGTGCCGTCGCGCACACCTTCGCGCACGCCAAGCTCGTGCTCGCCAACAGCGCCGGCACCGCGGCGCGGGTCCGCGCGGCCGGCGGCGACGAGGGCGCGATCGAGGTCGTCCACCTCGGTACCGAGCTGCCGCCGGAGCCGCCGTCGCGCGACCCCGCCGCCGAGCCGCTGCTCGTCACCGTCGGCCACCTCGTCGCGCGCAAGCGCCACGCCGACGTGCTGGAGGCGCTCGCGCGGCTCGCCCCGGCCCATCCGCGGCTGCGCTGGACGATCGTCGGGGACGGGCCGGAGCGCGAGCCGCTGCGCGCGGCCGCCGCCCGCCTCGGCGTCACCGACCGCGTCGAGTTCACCGGCCAGCTCGACCCCGCGCGGGCACGTGCCCGCGCCTGGAGCGCCGACCTGTTCGTGCTCCCGAGCGTCGACGAGGCGTTCGGCGTCGCCTACGTCGAGGCGATGGCCGGCGGCGTGCCGGCGATCGGCTGCGCCGGCGAGGACGGCCCCGACGAGATCGCCGCGGCCGGCGGCGGCCTGGTGCGCGTGCCGCCGCGCGACCCGGCGGCGCTCGCGAGCGCGATCGACCGCCTCCTGCGCGACACGTCGGCCCGTCGCGAACTCGGCGCGCAGGCGCGCGCGACCGTCGCGGCGTCGTTCACCTGGGAACACTGCGGAAGCGCCACGGTGGCGGCGTACCGGCGCGCGCTCGCGCGCTGA
- a CDS encoding ATP-binding protein: protein MRGRGLNGRLLAGSLILLLLVAAAFAVTFASIDRLRDANRDLQRALTAVSAADRIERLAIDAETAQRGFVIAQDERFLEPYEAALRELPGAEAQLLEAMPEGDADRRANAIAGIAKVDAYVKGFVTDQIALVRRDPAAAREVVASGAGKRRMDAIRADFAVTERAERARASEVREDADDAARRAVLFALLGLLGCPLLVLAYAGYLSRLVVAPIRRVAGAAQRLASGDLTARVNEGGVAEAGVLARSFNTMASSAQHSRDELENQNAELEAQQGELERTLDALADEKERAEAFHRVVARVSAAAELDDLARVLLSEIGDLLGADVGTLYALDVSDPDGPLVLAGARGFDSAALPRRLVSGAGLAGRAVAERRAVHASHGTADGTGGESGGDAMRVATLAGEAQVGHELHIPLLGPTRVAGVLSFGRVGDAAFAGSAIDLAGRLAEPAAVGLVRALATQYAQHQAAVNMAVLETAQDAYVAADGDSFVIEWSPQAEAIFGWTAEEAIGRAIPDLIVPDRDRDFFARWSAQLLDDAERSATETRRFELVARHKDRHELTIELSIVPLRIGGGWRLNAFVRDISGRVLREREREARSDVSRVLAEVEGREQLIEPTLAALGEALQWPVVVFWLPGEHDRLTCAGTWQDPSADGLAPLVLQTRTTTLGGGAGLAARVWESGKPGWERTESDRLARGRAAAGAGLRIAGAIRVGHGAHALGVLEFWQRDAAPPDAELFDTLDAIGGQVVQVAQKRAAEAEADRLKNEFFALVSHELRTPLTSIVGYVELVLEGEVGEVNDEQARFLGIVERNGKRLQRLVGDLLFVAQVEAGTLNLEHGDATLEAIVRDAVDGARPRAEQVGVTVAAETEPVPPIRGDADRLGQLVDNLISNALKFTPSGGDVTVTLRIDGDEVALAVADTGIGIPADEQARLFDRFFRASTAVEGEIPGIGLGLSICQAIAEGHGGRIEVESEVGRGTTFRVVLPLRARLADADAAADTPAAHAATSGNGARRT, encoded by the coding sequence GTGAGGGGGCGCGGGCTCAACGGGCGGCTGCTGGCCGGCTCGCTGATCCTGCTGCTGCTCGTCGCCGCTGCCTTCGCGGTCACGTTCGCGTCGATCGACAGGCTGCGCGACGCCAACCGCGACCTTCAGCGCGCGCTGACGGCGGTCTCGGCCGCCGACCGCATCGAACGGCTCGCGATCGACGCGGAGACCGCGCAGCGCGGCTTCGTGATCGCCCAGGACGAGAGATTCCTCGAACCGTACGAGGCGGCGCTGCGCGAGCTGCCCGGAGCCGAGGCGCAGCTGCTGGAGGCGATGCCGGAGGGAGACGCGGATCGACGCGCCAACGCGATCGCGGGGATAGCGAAAGTCGACGCCTACGTGAAGGGCTTCGTGACCGACCAGATCGCGCTCGTGCGACGCGACCCCGCGGCCGCGCGGGAGGTCGTCGCCAGCGGTGCCGGCAAGCGCAGGATGGACGCGATCCGCGCCGACTTCGCCGTCACCGAGCGGGCCGAGCGCGCCCGCGCGAGCGAGGTCCGCGAGGACGCCGACGACGCCGCCCGGCGCGCCGTGCTGTTCGCGCTGCTCGGTCTGCTCGGCTGCCCGCTCCTCGTGCTCGCCTACGCCGGCTACCTGTCGCGCCTCGTCGTCGCGCCGATCCGGCGCGTCGCCGGCGCGGCACAGAGGCTGGCGAGTGGCGACCTGACGGCGCGCGTAAACGAGGGCGGCGTCGCCGAGGCGGGCGTGCTCGCGCGCTCCTTCAACACGATGGCGTCCTCGGCCCAGCACAGCCGCGACGAGCTCGAGAACCAGAACGCCGAGCTGGAGGCACAGCAGGGCGAGCTGGAGCGGACGCTCGACGCGCTCGCGGACGAGAAGGAGCGCGCCGAGGCGTTCCACCGCGTCGTCGCGCGCGTCTCGGCGGCGGCCGAGCTGGACGACCTCGCCCGCGTGCTGCTGAGCGAGATCGGCGACCTGCTCGGGGCCGACGTCGGCACGCTCTACGCGCTCGACGTCAGCGACCCCGACGGCCCGCTCGTGCTCGCGGGCGCGCGCGGCTTCGACAGCGCCGCGCTGCCGAGACGACTCGTCAGCGGCGCCGGCCTCGCCGGTCGCGCCGTCGCGGAGAGACGCGCGGTCCACGCGTCGCACGGGACCGCCGACGGCACGGGCGGCGAGTCCGGCGGCGACGCGATGCGGGTCGCCACGCTCGCGGGCGAGGCGCAGGTCGGTCACGAGCTGCACATCCCGCTGCTCGGCCCGACGCGGGTGGCCGGGGTGCTGTCGTTCGGCCGCGTCGGCGACGCCGCGTTCGCGGGCAGCGCGATCGACCTCGCCGGCCGGCTCGCCGAGCCGGCCGCCGTCGGCCTCGTGCGCGCGCTGGCGACGCAGTACGCGCAGCATCAGGCGGCGGTCAACATGGCCGTGCTGGAGACGGCGCAGGACGCGTACGTCGCGGCCGACGGCGACTCGTTCGTGATCGAGTGGTCGCCGCAGGCCGAGGCGATCTTCGGCTGGACCGCCGAGGAGGCGATCGGCCGGGCGATCCCGGACCTGATCGTGCCCGACCGCGACCGCGACTTCTTCGCCCGCTGGAGCGCCCAGCTGCTCGACGACGCCGAACGCTCCGCCACCGAGACGCGGCGCTTCGAGCTGGTCGCCCGCCACAAGGACCGCCACGAGCTGACGATCGAGCTGTCGATCGTGCCGCTGCGAATCGGCGGCGGCTGGCGGCTGAACGCGTTTGTGCGCGACATCAGCGGCCGCGTGCTGCGCGAGCGCGAGCGCGAAGCGCGCAGCGACGTCAGCCGCGTGCTCGCCGAGGTCGAGGGGCGCGAGCAGCTGATCGAGCCGACGCTCGCGGCGCTCGGCGAGGCGCTGCAGTGGCCGGTCGTCGTCTTCTGGCTGCCCGGCGAGCACGACCGCCTCACCTGCGCCGGGACGTGGCAGGACCCGTCCGCCGACGGGCTGGCGCCGCTCGTGCTGCAGACGCGCACGACGACGCTCGGCGGCGGCGCGGGACTCGCGGCGCGCGTCTGGGAGAGCGGCAAGCCGGGTTGGGAGCGGACCGAGAGCGACCGCCTCGCGCGCGGCCGCGCCGCCGCCGGCGCAGGGCTGCGGATCGCCGGCGCGATCCGCGTCGGGCACGGCGCCCACGCGCTCGGCGTGCTGGAGTTCTGGCAGCGCGACGCGGCGCCGCCCGACGCCGAGCTGTTCGACACGCTCGACGCGATCGGCGGACAGGTCGTGCAGGTCGCGCAGAAGCGCGCTGCAGAGGCCGAGGCCGACCGCCTCAAGAACGAGTTCTTCGCGCTCGTCTCGCACGAGCTGCGGACGCCGCTGACGTCGATCGTCGGCTACGTCGAGCTGGTGCTCGAAGGCGAGGTCGGCGAGGTCAACGACGAGCAGGCGCGCTTCCTCGGGATCGTCGAGCGCAACGGCAAGCGGCTCCAGCGGCTCGTCGGCGACCTGCTGTTCGTCGCGCAGGTGGAGGCGGGAACGCTCAACCTCGAGCACGGCGACGCGACGCTGGAGGCGATCGTCCGCGACGCCGTCGACGGCGCCCGGCCGCGCGCCGAGCAGGTCGGCGTCACGGTCGCCGCGGAGACCGAGCCCGTGCCGCCGATACGCGGCGACGCCGACCGGCTCGGCCAGCTCGTCGACAACCTGATCTCCAACGCGCTCAAGTTCACGCCGTCTGGCGGCGACGTCACGGTGACGCTGCGGATCGACGGCGACGAGGTCGCGCTGGCCGTCGCGGACACCGGCATCGGGATCCCGGCGGACGAGCAGGCGCGGCTGTTCGACCGCTTCTTCCGCGCCTCGACCGCGGTCGAGGGCGAGATCCCCGGGATCGGCCTGGGGCTGTCGATCTGCCAGGCGATCGCGGAGGGCCACGGCGGCCGGATCGAGGTCGAGAGCGAGGTCGGGCGCGGCACCACCTTCCGCGTCGTGCTGCCGTTGCGCGCACGCCTCGCCGACGCCGACGCCGCCGCCGACACGCCGGCGGCGCACGCCGCGACGAGCGGGAACGGAGCGAGGCGGACGTGA
- a CDS encoding sugar transferase, which translates to MHRVANGALNVDQQHETGDGTLVPAMSDRDVRRKRPPALSFVLRMATLRKFMRIVSLLALDFAGVWLALFTALLLKLLIKGNHELGPALRLASGQTEDFLAFAYLVTVLLFARSDLYADRPRRPGLPKIVASLFQVTLVALIFALASGQDFSSYYIFYASLGFSILYVSSFRWLHTEVTGWLLSRAGYTRRALLVGSGKHIDQVAHALAATPGKEIEPVGYISLTPRPDNGLRSLGSLADLGAVLERDRVQEVIIADPDFPQEQAVELVDVCHQRGVDVNIAPSTMEILVQRAEFVPGQSVPLFKLKPPVFDGIDFAVKRTFDLIGSLLLLTLLSPLLLTLSLAVKLSSRGPVFYRSTRPGIGGLPFDCLKFRTMTDDAGVSDEELEALNEADGALFKIRDDPRITPVGRFLRRFSLDELPQLVNVVRGEMSLVGPRPLPLRDFEKLEEWHKKRYLVLPGITGLWQVSGRSELDFDDLVRLDFLYLERWSVALDLVILLKTVPAVFTQRGAF; encoded by the coding sequence ATGCATCGAGTGGCGAACGGCGCGCTGAACGTCGACCAGCAGCACGAGACGGGCGACGGCACCCTGGTGCCCGCCATGTCCGACAGAGACGTGCGCCGCAAGCGCCCGCCGGCTTTGTCGTTCGTGCTGCGGATGGCGACGCTGCGGAAGTTCATGCGGATCGTCTCGCTGCTCGCGCTCGACTTCGCCGGCGTCTGGCTGGCGCTCTTCACCGCGCTGCTGCTGAAGCTGCTGATCAAGGGCAACCACGAGCTCGGCCCGGCCCTGAGACTCGCCTCCGGGCAGACCGAGGACTTCCTCGCCTTCGCCTACCTCGTCACGGTGCTGCTGTTCGCGCGCTCGGACCTCTACGCCGACCGGCCGCGACGGCCCGGGCTGCCCAAGATCGTCGCGTCGCTGTTCCAGGTGACGCTCGTGGCCCTGATCTTCGCGCTCGCGAGCGGGCAGGACTTCTCCAGCTATTACATCTTCTACGCATCGCTCGGCTTCTCGATCCTCTACGTGTCGTCGTTCCGCTGGCTCCACACGGAGGTGACCGGGTGGCTGCTGAGCAGAGCCGGCTACACGCGCCGGGCGCTGCTGGTCGGCAGCGGCAAGCACATCGATCAGGTCGCGCACGCGCTCGCCGCGACGCCCGGCAAGGAGATCGAGCCGGTCGGCTACATCTCGCTGACGCCGCGACCGGACAACGGGCTGCGCTCGCTCGGCTCGCTCGCGGACCTCGGGGCGGTGCTGGAGCGGGACCGCGTCCAGGAGGTGATCATCGCCGACCCGGACTTCCCGCAGGAGCAGGCCGTCGAGCTGGTCGACGTCTGTCACCAGCGCGGCGTCGACGTCAACATCGCGCCGTCGACGATGGAGATCCTCGTCCAGCGGGCGGAGTTCGTGCCCGGCCAGTCGGTCCCGCTGTTCAAGCTCAAGCCGCCGGTCTTCGACGGCATCGACTTCGCCGTCAAGCGCACGTTCGACCTGATCGGATCGCTGCTGCTGCTGACGCTGCTCTCGCCGCTGCTGCTGACGCTCTCGCTCGCCGTCAAGCTCAGCTCGCGCGGGCCGGTCTTCTACCGCTCGACGCGGCCGGGGATCGGAGGCCTCCCGTTCGACTGCCTCAAGTTCCGCACGATGACCGACGACGCGGGCGTGAGCGACGAGGAGCTGGAGGCGCTCAACGAAGCCGACGGCGCCCTCTTCAAGATCCGCGACGACCCGCGCATCACGCCGGTCGGGCGCTTCCTGCGCAGGTTCTCGCTCGACGAGCTGCCGCAGCTGGTGAACGTGGTGCGCGGCGAGATGTCGCTCGTCGGGCCGCGCCCGCTGCCGCTGCGCGACTTCGAGAAGCTCGAGGAATGGCACAAGAAGCGCTACCTCGTGCTGCCGGGCATCACCGGCCTGTGGCAGGTCTCGGGCCGCTCCGAGCTCGACTTCGACGACCTCGTGCGCCTTGACTTCCTCTACCTCGAGCGCTGGTCGGTCGCGCTCGACCTCGTGATCCTGCTGAAGACGGTGCCGGCCGTCTTCACCCAGCGCGGCGCGTTCTAG
- a CDS encoding UDP-glucuronic acid decarboxylase family protein, whose amino-acid sequence MSTCLVTGGAGFLGSHLCDELLRRGHRVICVDNLETGSLANIHHIRQPEFVHLNLDIIEPYFVDEPVDFVYHLASPASPIDYLRLPLHTLKVGSHGTHHTLGLAKKHRARFLIASTSEVYGDPQEHPQRESYWGHVNPIGPRGVYDEAKRYAEALTMAYHRQQGVDTAIMRIFNTYGPRMRPHDGRAIPTFLRQALQDRPITVFGDGSQTRSFCFVSDLIRGMIALAESGFHNPVNIGNPNEFTLLELARAVIEVTGSRSEIVFEALPTDDPQVRQPDIALAREVLGWEPEVALIEGLRRTIDEAGVETLVGAPA is encoded by the coding sequence ATGTCTACCTGTCTCGTGACCGGAGGCGCTGGCTTCCTCGGCTCGCACCTGTGCGACGAACTGCTGCGCCGAGGGCACCGCGTCATCTGTGTCGACAACCTCGAGACGGGCTCGCTGGCGAACATCCACCACATTCGCCAGCCCGAGTTCGTCCACCTCAACCTCGACATCATCGAGCCGTACTTCGTGGACGAGCCGGTCGACTTCGTGTACCACCTCGCCTCGCCCGCGTCGCCGATCGACTACCTGCGACTGCCGCTGCACACGCTGAAGGTCGGCTCGCACGGGACGCACCACACGCTCGGGCTCGCGAAGAAGCACCGGGCGCGCTTCCTGATCGCCTCCACCAGCGAGGTCTACGGCGATCCCCAGGAGCACCCGCAGCGGGAGTCCTACTGGGGGCACGTCAACCCGATCGGCCCGCGCGGCGTCTACGACGAGGCGAAGCGCTACGCCGAGGCGCTGACGATGGCGTACCACCGTCAGCAGGGCGTCGACACCGCGATCATGCGGATCTTCAACACGTACGGGCCGCGGATGCGCCCCCACGACGGCCGCGCGATCCCGACGTTCCTGCGCCAGGCACTGCAGGACCGGCCGATCACGGTTTTCGGCGACGGCTCGCAGACGCGCTCGTTCTGCTTCGTCTCCGACCTGATCCGCGGGATGATCGCGCTCGCCGAATCCGGTTTTCATAACCCCGTCAACATCGGCAATCCGAACGAGTTCACGCTGCTGGAGCTGGCGAGAGCGGTGATCGAAGTGACCGGGTCGCGCTCGGAGATCGTCTTCGAGGCGCTTCCGACCGACGACCCGCAGGTGCGCCAGCCCGACATCGCGCTCGCGCGCGAGGTGCTCGGCTGGGAGCCTGAAGTGGCGTTGATCGAAGGATTGCGGCGCACGATCGACGAAGCCGGCGTCGAGACGCTCGTCGGGGCGCCAGCCTGA
- a CDS encoding CheR family methyltransferase, with product MATQQLPATAVDADRLALARVSALPLHVFRDEHLATQLRRALAAEHVADLRALTSRIAADPAARARFRRSIAVSVSGPFRDPQQFTLLERELLPPLLEQSGRVRVWSAGCADGSELVSLGRVLRKLGALDRAQLLGSDLLEENLVRARRADLDVPPEIRMRLRWEQRDLVTAPPPPGSWRLVLCRNVAIYFTPAARTQLEHTLASALAPGGVLLLGRSERLRDPAALGLVPAGPNAYRRTT from the coding sequence ATGGCGACGCAGCAGCTTCCAGCGACGGCGGTCGACGCCGATCGCCTCGCGCTCGCGCGCGTGAGCGCACTGCCGCTGCACGTCTTCCGCGACGAGCACCTGGCGACGCAGCTCAGACGCGCTCTCGCCGCCGAGCACGTCGCCGACCTGCGAGCGCTCACCTCCCGGATCGCCGCCGACCCGGCCGCCCGCGCGCGCTTCCGCCGCTCGATCGCCGTCTCGGTCTCCGGCCCGTTCCGCGACCCGCAGCAGTTCACGCTGCTCGAGCGCGAGCTGCTGCCGCCGCTGCTGGAGCAGTCCGGCCGCGTGCGCGTCTGGTCGGCCGGCTGCGCCGACGGCTCGGAGCTGGTCTCGCTCGGTCGCGTGCTGCGGAAGCTCGGCGCGCTCGACCGCGCGCAGCTGCTCGGCAGCGACCTGCTGGAGGAGAACCTCGTGCGCGCCCGCCGCGCCGACCTCGACGTGCCGCCCGAGATCCGGATGCGCCTGCGCTGGGAGCAGCGCGACCTCGTCACCGCGCCCCCACCGCCGGGCAGCTGGCGGCTCGTGCTGTGCCGCAACGTCGCGATCTACTTCACGCCGGCCGCGCGCACGCAGCTGGAGCACACGCTCGCGAGCGCGCTCGCGCCCGGCGGCGTGCTGCTGCTCGGCCGCTCCGAGCGGCTGCGCGACCCGGCGGCGCTGGGGCTCGTCCCCGCCGGCCCGAACGCCTATCGGCGGACGACGTGA